From the Salinimicrobium tongyeongense genome, one window contains:
- a CDS encoding DUF423 domain-containing protein, translated as MKEFILICGGVFGTLAVIFGAFGAHGLKKYLDNDQLKSFETGVKYQMYHALLLILVGVIFPFQGLSQNFMGWFLVIGVILFSFSIYGLVLSSARGRKMTFLGPVTPLGGLLLVMGWILFTVNVAGIVASI; from the coding sequence ATGAAAGAATTTATTTTAATATGCGGCGGAGTTTTCGGAACACTGGCAGTGATCTTTGGTGCTTTTGGCGCCCATGGCCTGAAGAAATACCTGGATAACGACCAGCTCAAAAGTTTTGAGACCGGTGTCAAATATCAGATGTACCACGCTTTACTGCTCATCCTGGTGGGAGTGATCTTTCCCTTTCAAGGATTATCTCAAAACTTCATGGGCTGGTTTCTAGTAATAGGCGTGATATTGTTTTCCTTCAGTATCTACGGGCTTGTGTTGTCTTCGGCAAGGGGGCGAAAAATGACATTTTTGGGACCTGTTACTCCACTAGGCGGCCTCCTGCTTGTAATGGGCTGGATCTTGTTTACCGTTAATGTAGCGGGAATTGTGGCCTCGATTTGA
- the tnpA gene encoding IS200/IS605 family transposase: protein MGHSYNKIWVHAIWSTKDRRLLIELSVEDKIHQHINQQLREAGCPVRIINGMPDHIHCLFLLNPQKSISEVIKQIKGSSSHYINHHNLIPQKFAWQTGYAAFSVSESVLEKTSFYIQNQKAHHQKKTFQQEYEDFLKLYGLFNS from the coding sequence ATGGGGCATTCGTATAATAAAATATGGGTTCATGCCATTTGGTCAACCAAAGACCGGCGTCTTTTAATTGAGCTTTCAGTTGAGGATAAAATTCATCAGCACATCAATCAGCAATTGCGTGAAGCTGGTTGCCCAGTACGGATTATAAACGGCATGCCAGATCACATTCATTGCCTGTTCTTACTCAATCCACAAAAATCTATTTCGGAAGTGATCAAGCAAATCAAAGGCAGTAGTTCACATTACATAAACCATCACAATCTTATACCTCAAAAATTTGCGTGGCAAACCGGGTATGCTGCTTTTTCTGTTTCTGAATCTGTCTTAGAGAAGACTTCTTTCTACATCCAGAACCAAAAAGCACACCATCAAAAAAAGACATTTCAACAGGAATACGAGGATTTTCTGAAACTTTACGGATTGTTCAATTCATAA
- a CDS encoding bile acid:sodium symporter family protein: MKFNGFIAALLFAILISWFLPQGPEVLPLKLITDVGIGFIFFFYGLKLSPAEFKTGLYNYKVHILVQLTTFIFFPLLALAFAPFFEGGTGSSLWLALFFLGALPSTVSSSIVMVSLARGNIPTAIFNASLSGLLGIIATPLWMSLFMAASSQFEFAAVVQKLVLQIILPLIIGLFLQKFLGDLARKNSKKISLFDKSVIVLIVYSSFSTAFSSELFSSVGLYDLLKLVTMVSILFFVVYFGLGAISRWLNFSTEDEITTKFCGTKKSLVHGSVMVKVIFGSSAANALYLLPIMLYHILQLLVIAVFAEKYRKRPEREDLPVT, translated from the coding sequence GTGAAATTTAACGGATTCATTGCCGCGCTGCTATTTGCCATCCTCATTTCATGGTTTCTCCCACAAGGCCCCGAAGTATTGCCGCTTAAGCTCATTACCGATGTGGGGATAGGCTTCATTTTCTTTTTCTACGGATTAAAATTGTCTCCTGCCGAGTTTAAAACCGGACTGTACAATTATAAGGTCCACATTTTGGTGCAACTCACTACCTTCATCTTTTTCCCGCTGCTGGCCCTTGCGTTTGCACCATTCTTTGAGGGCGGCACGGGTTCGTCGCTTTGGCTGGCCCTGTTTTTCCTGGGGGCCCTGCCGTCTACGGTAAGTTCTTCTATTGTCATGGTCTCTCTGGCCCGAGGGAACATTCCCACAGCCATTTTTAATGCCAGTCTTTCGGGACTTCTGGGGATCATCGCCACCCCTCTCTGGATGAGCCTTTTCATGGCAGCCTCCTCCCAATTTGAATTTGCGGCAGTGGTACAAAAGCTGGTACTCCAGATTATTTTGCCGTTGATAATTGGTCTATTCCTTCAGAAGTTTTTAGGAGATCTCGCCCGGAAAAATTCTAAAAAGATCAGCCTATTTGATAAGTCGGTCATCGTTCTTATTGTGTACTCGAGTTTTAGCACCGCATTTTCTTCAGAATTATTCAGCAGTGTAGGTCTTTACGACCTGCTAAAGCTGGTCACAATGGTGAGCATATTGTTCTTTGTGGTTTATTTTGGACTGGGAGCAATTTCCCGCTGGTTAAATTTTTCTACGGAAGACGAGATTACAACCAAATTTTGCGGCACCAAAAAATCTCTGGTACACGGTTCGGTAATGGTTAAGGTAATCTTCGGAAGCTCTGCAGCAAACGCCCTGTACCTGCTGCCCATTATGCTTTACCACATCCTGCAGCTACTGGTAATTGCCGTTTTTGCTGAAAAATACCGAAAGCGGCCAGAGAGAGAAGACCTTCCGGTTACATAG
- a CDS encoding acyl-CoA thioesterase — protein sequence MTKKYKTVAESQVTISELMLPSHSNFNGKIHGGYVLSLLDQIAFACASKHSGAYCVTASVDTVDFLKPIEIGELVTMKASVNFVGSSSMQIGIRVEAENIQTGALKHCNSSYFTMVAKDEKGQSVKVPGLILKSRDDIRRFAKSIKRYDNKRVRLKEFTETDFVSEEHLHIVETYNVKIEV from the coding sequence ATGACCAAAAAATACAAGACAGTTGCCGAATCTCAGGTAACCATATCAGAACTTATGTTGCCCTCACATTCCAATTTTAACGGAAAAATACACGGGGGTTATGTACTGTCCCTGCTCGATCAAATTGCCTTTGCCTGTGCTTCCAAACACTCGGGGGCCTATTGTGTTACCGCCAGCGTAGATACGGTAGATTTTTTAAAGCCCATAGAAATTGGCGAGCTGGTAACCATGAAAGCTTCGGTGAATTTTGTAGGGAGCAGCTCCATGCAGATCGGGATTCGGGTGGAAGCCGAAAATATCCAGACAGGTGCCCTAAAGCATTGTAATTCCTCGTATTTTACCATGGTTGCAAAAGATGAAAAAGGACAATCGGTCAAAGTGCCGGGGCTTATTTTAAAATCCAGGGATGATATTCGCAGGTTTGCAAAAAGTATCAAGCGGTACGACAACAAAAGGGTGCGCCTCAAAGAATTTACCGAAACCGATTTTGTTTCTGAAGAGCACCTGCACATCGTGGAAACCTATAACGTTAAAATTGAGGTGTAG
- the rmuC gene encoding DNA recombination protein RmuC — translation MTDPTFMAICLAILIFGGLLGYLLANFRGKGIQNVLKERNEQLNNQYQDYKVQVQEQVLQLKEQGKQEKEAINRQYLEACHEREEIRGKKDILSTQLTERTSELKNLQEKLEEQKGELEKLQEKFSKEFENLANKILEQKSEKFTSINKENINQILSPLQEKIKLFEEKVEKNSNDFIERHAQLGKQLEYLHEQNVKISEEANNLTKALKGENKTQGNWGELILERVLEKSGLVRDREYFLQKSHETEEGKKLLPDVVLHLPGDKRMVIDSKVSLVAYEKYVNEENQEKRARYLKDHLRSLNGHIQDLSAKKYEDLYKMDSPDFVLMFIPVEPALYLAQNLDSSFFYTAFQKNILLVSPTTLLSVLRTIDTLWSNEKQQQNALEIANHAASLYHKFKLLLDELETLGKRLRSTNTAYDDAMKKLTGQQNLIKDIDQLESLGISPKQKLSQKWLSRANGEENQNQLN, via the coding sequence ATGACAGATCCCACTTTTATGGCAATTTGCCTCGCAATCCTCATTTTTGGAGGCCTTTTAGGCTATTTGCTGGCTAATTTTAGGGGCAAAGGCATTCAAAATGTGCTAAAAGAGCGAAATGAACAGCTCAATAATCAGTATCAGGATTATAAAGTCCAGGTTCAGGAGCAGGTGCTGCAGTTAAAAGAGCAGGGAAAGCAGGAAAAAGAAGCCATCAACAGGCAATATTTGGAAGCCTGCCATGAACGTGAAGAAATAAGGGGCAAAAAAGACATTTTAAGCACCCAACTAACCGAAAGGACTTCAGAATTAAAAAACCTTCAGGAAAAACTGGAAGAACAAAAAGGGGAACTGGAAAAACTTCAGGAAAAATTCAGCAAAGAATTTGAGAACCTGGCCAATAAAATCCTCGAACAAAAATCGGAGAAATTCACCAGCATCAACAAAGAAAACATCAATCAGATCCTCTCCCCGCTTCAGGAAAAGATCAAACTTTTTGAGGAAAAAGTGGAGAAAAACTCCAATGATTTTATCGAGCGGCACGCACAGCTGGGCAAGCAACTAGAATACCTGCACGAGCAGAACGTGAAAATTAGCGAAGAGGCGAATAACCTTACCAAAGCTTTAAAAGGCGAGAATAAGACCCAGGGGAACTGGGGCGAATTGATTTTGGAGCGCGTGCTTGAGAAGTCGGGGTTGGTAAGGGACCGGGAATATTTTCTACAGAAATCCCACGAGACCGAAGAAGGCAAAAAACTGCTGCCCGATGTGGTTCTGCATTTACCCGGAGACAAGCGCATGGTCATTGACTCAAAAGTTTCGCTGGTGGCTTATGAAAAATACGTAAATGAGGAAAACCAGGAAAAGCGGGCACGTTACCTCAAAGATCATTTGCGTTCGCTTAACGGCCATATTCAGGACCTTAGTGCCAAAAAATACGAGGACCTCTACAAGATGGATTCACCCGATTTTGTGCTCATGTTCATACCCGTGGAACCGGCCCTGTACCTGGCTCAAAATCTTGACAGTTCTTTCTTTTACACCGCTTTTCAAAAAAATATTTTACTGGTAAGCCCCACCACCCTGCTCTCTGTACTGCGGACAATTGACACCTTGTGGAGCAACGAAAAACAACAACAAAATGCGCTGGAGATCGCCAATCACGCAGCTTCTTTGTACCATAAATTCAAGTTGCTGCTCGATGAACTCGAAACCCTTGGAAAAAGGCTGCGGTCTACCAACACGGCCTATGATGATGCCATGAAAAAACTCACAGGCCAGCAAAACCTTATCAAAGACATAGATCAACTGGAAAGCCTGGGGATCTCCCCCAAGCAAAAGCTGTCTCAAAAATGGCTTTCCCGCGCGAACGGGGAAGAAAACCAGAACCAGTTAAACTAA
- a CDS encoding ABC transporter ATP-binding protein, with the protein MASGIDIAVSEGELVAVVGINGVGKSTFLRTLSGIQPELSGQIELNGENRKNISAERLATMISLVLTQQPLSKNLGVAELVALGRQPYTNWIGSLTSTDKEIVKDALALVKIEEIQEKKCHELSDGQLQKVLISRALAQNTPLMILDEPTSHLDMYHKAQVLKLLKDLSLRTKKAVIFATHEINLALQLCDKIILMKPDGVVQDTPQQLIQKGHFESIFPSDLIVFDRATESFRIKT; encoded by the coding sequence GTGGCTTCAGGAATTGATATTGCGGTTTCTGAAGGTGAACTGGTGGCGGTGGTAGGCATAAATGGCGTGGGAAAATCGACATTTTTGAGAACCCTAAGCGGGATACAGCCTGAACTTTCGGGGCAGATTGAGCTCAACGGCGAAAACAGAAAAAATATTTCTGCGGAAAGGCTGGCAACCATGATTAGCCTGGTGCTCACCCAACAGCCCCTGTCAAAGAACCTGGGCGTAGCCGAACTGGTAGCTCTTGGCAGGCAACCCTACACTAACTGGATTGGAAGCCTCACCTCTACCGACAAAGAAATAGTGAAAGATGCCCTGGCCCTGGTTAAGATCGAAGAAATACAGGAAAAGAAGTGCCACGAGCTAAGCGACGGACAGTTGCAAAAAGTGCTTATTTCACGTGCCCTCGCGCAGAATACGCCTTTGATGATCCTCGATGAACCCACTTCCCATCTCGACATGTACCACAAGGCACAGGTACTCAAACTCCTGAAAGATCTGAGCCTGCGCACAAAAAAAGCGGTGATCTTTGCCACCCATGAGATCAACCTGGCCCTGCAGCTGTGCGATAAGATCATATTGATGAAGCCAGACGGGGTAGTACAGGACACGCCCCAACAGCTCATTCAAAAAGGGCATTTTGAGAGCATCTTTCCTTCAGACCTTATAGTTTTTGACAGGGCCACCGAATCCTTCAGAATAAAAACCTGA
- a CDS encoding iron ABC transporter permease encodes MQNTRAYTIVLFLLLGATVAAWLLNISLGSVNIPFEEVLAVLFSSEANSTNWHYIIMEYRLPKAFTSILVGSGLAVSGMLMQTLFRNPLAGPYVLGLSSGASLGVALVLMGATIFGGVAGGAVFSQWSVVIASSFGSLLVLMAVMLASVKLKDTMAILIIGLMFASLTSAVVSVLAYFSPAAQLQQYVFWSYGSVGDLSWNELGIMSFFWVFGVMIALFSIKNLNSLLLGEQYARSLGMNIGRNRTVLIISTSILAGSITAFAGPVAFVGMAVPHLIRQVIPVNDHRILLPAVIFGGAILMLLCDTVAQLPGSDHTLPINAVTSLVGAPVVIWLLVRKRKFLF; translated from the coding sequence TTGCAAAATACCCGTGCCTATACTATCGTTTTATTTCTCCTGTTGGGGGCAACAGTAGCGGCATGGCTTTTAAATATTAGCCTGGGATCGGTAAATATCCCTTTTGAAGAAGTGCTGGCAGTGCTTTTTTCTTCGGAAGCTAACAGCACCAACTGGCATTACATTATTATGGAATACCGCCTGCCAAAAGCCTTTACCTCAATTTTGGTCGGCTCTGGCCTTGCGGTGAGCGGGATGCTGATGCAAACGCTTTTCAGGAACCCTTTAGCCGGCCCGTATGTGCTGGGATTGAGCAGCGGTGCCAGCCTGGGCGTAGCCCTGGTACTTATGGGGGCAACTATCTTTGGAGGTGTTGCCGGTGGGGCCGTCTTTTCTCAATGGAGCGTTGTGATTGCTTCCAGCTTTGGCAGTTTGCTCGTGCTCATGGCGGTAATGCTGGCTTCAGTAAAGCTTAAAGACACCATGGCCATTCTCATTATAGGCCTCATGTTTGCAAGCCTCACCTCGGCGGTGGTAAGCGTTCTGGCATATTTTAGTCCGGCGGCACAGCTGCAGCAGTATGTTTTCTGGTCCTACGGAAGTGTGGGCGATCTCAGCTGGAATGAACTTGGCATCATGAGTTTTTTCTGGGTGTTTGGAGTGATGATTGCCCTCTTCAGCATAAAAAACCTCAACTCCCTGCTTTTGGGGGAACAATACGCCCGAAGCCTGGGCATGAACATTGGCCGAAACCGAACCGTGCTCATCATCTCGACAAGTATATTAGCCGGAAGCATCACTGCTTTTGCAGGGCCGGTAGCCTTTGTGGGCATGGCAGTGCCCCACCTCATTAGGCAGGTGATCCCGGTGAACGATCACCGCATCCTGTTGCCGGCCGTGATCTTTGGCGGTGCCATTCTCATGCTACTCTGCGACACCGTGGCCCAACTGCCCGGCAGCGATCACACCCTGCCCATAAATGCAGTAACTTCGCTGGTAGGCGCACCCGTGGTGATCTGGCTCCTGGTAAGAAAAAGAAAATTCCTCTTCTAA
- a CDS encoding ABC transporter substrate-binding protein, with translation MKNSLYIYSLLLLFISFGCRSDKQEKAPLLSKQGEEIAVKYASGLHIVDFNDHMIISVENPWPNADRTYRYLLAEEGAKVPQDVKFDQRVQIPVKKIVVTSTTHIPALEILNSEELLVGFPGLDYISSEKTRKRIAAGKIREIGKNEALNTESLLNLQPDVVIGFSVDGSNKSLDLLQKTGIPVVFNADWTENTPLGKAEWIKFFGAFLGKMDQANAFFEGIEKEYLNAKELAKKAENKPEVVAGAMYQDQWYLPAGNSWQAIFIKDAHANYLFDQTEGTGSLSLSFENVLTQAAHADFWMGPGQFTAYTEMLQASPHYARFEAFENRDIYTFASEKGSTGGVIFYELAPLRPDLVLKDMISVFHPQLLPNYTTTFYKPLE, from the coding sequence ATGAAGAACAGCCTCTACATATACAGCCTCCTACTCCTTTTCATCTCCTTTGGATGTAGATCTGACAAACAGGAAAAAGCTCCGCTCTTATCCAAACAGGGGGAAGAGATAGCAGTAAAATACGCCTCGGGCCTGCACATCGTTGATTTTAACGACCATATGATCATTAGCGTGGAGAACCCCTGGCCCAATGCCGACAGAACCTACCGGTACCTGCTGGCAGAAGAAGGGGCCAAGGTACCACAAGACGTAAAATTTGACCAGCGGGTGCAAATTCCCGTTAAAAAAATTGTGGTCACTTCCACGACGCATATCCCGGCGCTCGAGATTTTAAATTCTGAAGAACTGCTGGTGGGCTTTCCCGGTTTGGATTATATTTCTTCCGAAAAAACCCGCAAACGCATTGCAGCTGGCAAAATCAGGGAAATAGGCAAGAATGAAGCCCTCAATACCGAAAGCCTGCTCAACCTCCAGCCCGATGTGGTGATTGGTTTTTCGGTAGATGGCAGCAACAAAAGCCTCGACCTGCTCCAAAAAACCGGAATCCCGGTGGTGTTCAACGCCGACTGGACAGAGAATACCCCTTTGGGAAAAGCCGAATGGATAAAATTCTTTGGCGCCTTCCTGGGAAAAATGGATCAAGCAAATGCCTTTTTTGAAGGGATAGAAAAGGAATACCTCAACGCCAAAGAGCTGGCAAAAAAAGCCGAAAACAAACCCGAGGTGGTTGCCGGTGCCATGTACCAGGACCAGTGGTACCTGCCCGCAGGCAATTCCTGGCAGGCCATTTTCATAAAAGATGCCCATGCCAATTACCTTTTTGACCAGACAGAAGGCACAGGCAGCCTTTCCCTTTCTTTTGAAAACGTACTCACCCAGGCCGCACATGCCGATTTTTGGATGGGCCCCGGCCAGTTCACAGCTTATACCGAAATGCTGCAGGCCTCTCCCCATTATGCAAGGTTTGAGGCTTTTGAGAACAGGGATATCTACACATTTGCCAGCGAAAAAGGGAGTACCGGCGGGGTAATATTTTATGAGCTCGCCCCTTTACGGCCCGATCTGGTCTTGAAAGACATGATTTCTGTCTTTCATCCCCAGCTGCTCCCCAACTACACCACTACTTTTTATAAACCCCTGGAATAG
- a CDS encoding TonB-dependent receptor plug domain-containing protein codes for MMKKSILYLLFLSLFHWTPSFAQLDSINYLEEVFLSDVKLREFSTGQTLIKIDDSVTKLSRPALGEVLQFNSPIYFKQNGLGMVSSPSFRGTTASQTAVLWNGININSQFNGQTDFNIINTAGVDEVALRGGGGSVIYGTGAIGGTVHLNNRLKFNQGFKNEIFLQYGSYNSLDARYSLEASGEVWSLSVAGARNSSDNDYDYPEKGENLNGQFYNNSLDVGLAYKIAPKNYLRAFSSFSHADRHFSLIRPSETPTKYRDVNSRNLLEWETGVSKFKSTTKIAFLDESYRYYENLSSKRFSFGEAETFIARNDLEYFGFKNLQLASVLSNTHTAGEGSGIDDNSRNIFSAAFLLKHQPAQEFSYEAGLRKELTNNYESPLLFSAGAKYRFSSFYSLKLNASKNFRIPTYNDLYWNPGGNTSLRPETSLQAEIGNSFRWQNLGLDLTAYYIDIQDMIRWLPESGGNWRPHNEDEVRSYGLEALLGWEKKVGSGLLNLKGIYAYTASENQKTGKQLIYVPYHKATAAAGYTYGRWNFDYQFLFNGEVFTRSDNDPKYNLKAYTISNLSTSYAFGREGSYRLGARVRNLFDEAYQNVEDRWMPGVNFNIYLNLNF; via the coding sequence ATGATGAAAAAAAGCATTCTCTACCTACTATTTTTGAGCCTGTTTCACTGGACGCCCTCTTTTGCCCAGCTTGACTCTATCAACTATCTCGAAGAGGTTTTTTTGAGCGATGTTAAACTTCGTGAGTTTTCAACCGGCCAAACCCTTATTAAAATTGATGATTCCGTCACTAAACTCAGCCGTCCTGCCCTAGGCGAGGTCCTGCAGTTCAATTCGCCCATTTATTTTAAGCAGAACGGGTTGGGTATGGTCTCTTCGCCCTCTTTCCGCGGAACCACGGCTTCACAAACTGCAGTTTTGTGGAACGGGATCAATATAAATTCGCAGTTCAACGGGCAGACAGATTTCAATATAATTAATACGGCAGGGGTCGATGAAGTGGCCCTGCGCGGTGGCGGCGGAAGTGTTATTTACGGGACAGGAGCCATTGGCGGAACGGTTCACCTCAACAATAGGCTTAAGTTTAACCAGGGCTTCAAAAATGAGATTTTTTTGCAGTATGGCAGCTATAACAGCCTTGATGCCAGGTACAGTTTAGAGGCCTCGGGCGAAGTGTGGAGTTTGTCTGTAGCGGGAGCAAGGAACAGCTCAGACAATGATTACGATTACCCCGAAAAAGGGGAGAACCTGAATGGGCAGTTCTACAATAACAGCCTTGATGTGGGGCTGGCCTACAAGATCGCCCCTAAAAATTACCTGCGGGCCTTCAGCAGTTTTTCTCATGCAGACAGGCATTTTTCGCTCATTAGACCATCTGAGACACCTACAAAATACCGGGATGTGAACAGCAGGAACCTGCTGGAGTGGGAAACAGGGGTTTCCAAATTTAAATCGACTACCAAGATTGCCTTTTTAGATGAAAGCTACAGGTATTATGAGAATCTGAGTTCTAAGCGCTTTTCTTTTGGAGAGGCTGAAACTTTCATTGCCCGAAATGACCTGGAATATTTTGGTTTTAAAAACCTTCAGCTAGCTTCGGTACTTTCAAATACCCATACAGCTGGCGAGGGTTCGGGTATTGATGACAACAGCCGGAATATTTTTTCCGCAGCATTTCTTCTGAAGCATCAGCCAGCACAAGAATTCTCTTATGAAGCGGGGCTTCGGAAGGAACTGACCAATAATTATGAGAGCCCGCTATTATTTTCAGCAGGAGCAAAGTACAGGTTTTCTTCTTTTTATAGCCTGAAGCTGAATGCCTCCAAAAATTTTAGAATCCCCACCTATAATGACCTTTACTGGAACCCGGGAGGAAATACCAGTTTAAGACCGGAAACTTCGCTGCAGGCCGAAATTGGCAACAGTTTTAGATGGCAGAATTTAGGCCTTGACCTTACCGCTTATTACATAGACATTCAGGATATGATAAGGTGGCTGCCCGAAAGTGGTGGAAACTGGCGGCCTCATAATGAAGATGAGGTGCGGTCTTATGGCCTGGAAGCACTTTTAGGATGGGAGAAAAAAGTGGGCAGCGGATTGTTAAACCTTAAAGGGATCTATGCCTATACAGCATCTGAAAACCAAAAGACCGGTAAGCAGTTAATTTACGTTCCTTACCACAAAGCAACGGCCGCTGCGGGTTATACTTATGGCAGGTGGAATTTTGATTACCAGTTCCTTTTTAATGGGGAGGTTTTCACACGTTCAGACAATGATCCAAAATACAACCTGAAAGCTTATACAATTTCAAATTTGTCCACTTCTTATGCTTTCGGCCGTGAAGGTTCATACAGGTTAGGGGCGCGGGTGAGAAACCTTTTCGATGAAGCATACCAAAACGTAGAAGACCGCTGGATGCCCGGCGTTAATTTCAATATTTATTTAAATCTTAATTTTTAA
- a CDS encoding YncE family protein, which yields MKLRKLFLFGLLGGFFLNSCSSDDDNVNPEPKPETGSYAEGIFVLNEGSQTAGTVTYLSEDLSTVAHEIYQANNDDDLGKFLQSMFFHEENAYIISNGSNLITAVDRNTFEVVGKVDSGLKVPYYAAVVGETAYVTNLAEVVNAPNDDYIAVIDLKNLEVTGTIALNAPAAKVLAEDGFIYVQNSSYGVGNTITVINSATNAVVKTLEVNDGLTDMEIENDYLYVLGTESFETIDLTTGQKVSEVIFTEDLQGVSNLEVEDGAAYFTLGNAVYTMAVGAAAGPAAPVIEYTSNSQWGKMYGFEVEDGRIYIGDAGDFASNGFIEVYTTSGEFVKKINVGVGPNGFYFND from the coding sequence ATGAAGCTTAGAAAACTATTCTTGTTCGGACTCCTTGGTGGGTTTTTCCTTAATTCGTGTAGCAGCGATGACGATAATGTGAACCCAGAACCCAAACCCGAAACCGGATCTTATGCCGAAGGTATCTTTGTACTCAATGAAGGTTCCCAAACTGCAGGCACTGTAACATATTTGAGCGAAGACCTTAGCACTGTAGCACATGAGATCTACCAGGCAAATAACGATGACGATCTGGGGAAATTTCTCCAGTCAATGTTCTTTCACGAGGAGAATGCGTATATCATATCTAACGGGTCAAATCTCATCACCGCGGTAGACCGTAATACTTTTGAAGTTGTTGGCAAGGTAGACAGTGGCCTCAAAGTTCCCTATTATGCAGCAGTAGTTGGTGAAACAGCTTATGTTACAAACCTGGCTGAAGTAGTAAATGCGCCCAATGATGATTACATAGCAGTTATAGATCTTAAAAACCTGGAGGTTACCGGTACCATAGCACTTAATGCTCCCGCTGCAAAAGTTTTGGCCGAAGACGGATTCATCTATGTTCAGAATTCTTCTTATGGAGTGGGCAATACCATAACTGTAATAAATTCAGCTACAAACGCAGTAGTGAAAACCCTGGAGGTCAATGACGGACTCACAGATATGGAGATAGAAAATGATTACCTGTATGTGCTGGGTACAGAAAGTTTTGAAACTATTGATCTTACCACGGGTCAAAAAGTTTCAGAGGTTATATTTACAGAAGACCTGCAGGGAGTTTCAAACCTGGAGGTTGAAGACGGTGCAGCTTATTTTACATTGGGTAATGCGGTTTATACAATGGCAGTTGGAGCTGCCGCCGGCCCTGCTGCTCCTGTTATTGAGTATACCAGTAACTCCCAATGGGGAAAAATGTACGGGTTTGAAGTAGAAGATGGGAGGATCTATATTGGGGATGCAGGTGATTTTGCTTCAAATGGGTTTATTGAGGTATATACCACTTCAGGTGAGTTTGTTAAAAAGATCAACGTTGGAGTAGGGCCAAACGGGTTTTACTTCAATGATTAA